From a single Pseudobutyrivibrio xylanivorans genomic region:
- a CDS encoding GNAT family N-acetyltransferase — protein MNYLKSILKVNNLADLQPDYPEGTLVLSDSQAVIDECVSKGIPVAAYEHDGISGLKCDHVLIDVDDVDDEVFENIYRRCVDVPWDISKTERTYIREFSMDDLDDLFELYAKPGMTQYMEPLFEYEEERKYELNYIQYIYKLYGFGMWLIYDKITKDLIGRAGIEIRDTCDENNQAELGFCIASDRWGQGLAFEVCSEIIRLAKDEYGLSSLIARCDPENLASRRLLEKLGFQFKCHQEDGDWRYMLWI, from the coding sequence GTGAATTATCTTAAGAGCATTCTTAAAGTTAATAACCTTGCAGATTTACAGCCTGACTATCCAGAGGGCACTTTGGTGCTTTCGGACAGCCAGGCTGTTATTGATGAGTGCGTTTCTAAAGGAATACCAGTGGCAGCCTATGAGCATGATGGAATTAGTGGATTAAAGTGCGACCATGTGCTTATAGATGTGGATGATGTGGATGATGAGGTCTTTGAAAATATCTATCGCAGATGTGTGGATGTGCCATGGGATATTTCAAAAACTGAGCGTACTTATATTAGGGAGTTTTCCATGGACGATTTGGATGACCTCTTTGAATTGTATGCCAAGCCTGGCATGACTCAGTACATGGAACCATTGTTTGAATATGAGGAAGAACGTAAATACGAACTGAATTATATCCAGTATATATATAAACTTTATGGGTTTGGAATGTGGCTTATATATGATAAAATAACGAAGGATTTGATTGGTAGGGCAGGAATTGAGATTCGTGACACCTGCGATGAAAATAATCAGGCAGAGCTTGGCTTTTGCATTGCCTCAGACAGATGGGGGCAGGGGCTAGCCTTTGAGGTCTGCTCTGAAATCATTCGACTGGCAAAGGATGAGTATGGATTATCAAGCTTAATCGCAAGATGTGATCCAGAAAATTTAGCCAGCCGAAG
- a CDS encoding zinc metallopeptidase, whose translation MYYGMGYGYGYDWTIILVLIGAAISGLASLNVRRTYSRFSKIRNYRGLTSNQVAEQILHSAGIYDVRIERIRGNLTDHYSPNEKVLRLSDATYGQTSVAAIGVAAHECGHAIQHQENYAPLKLRAASVPLANIGSWVSWPVILIGLLIGSTPLAQLGIILFTFVVAFQLITLPVEFDASSRALRILDQSHILDGDEHDGAAKVLKAAALTYVAALFTTILQLARLILIVNGRSRRD comes from the coding sequence ATGTATTACGGAATGGGATATGGCTATGGTTACGATTGGACAATAATTCTTGTGCTGATAGGAGCAGCGATTAGCGGACTTGCTTCTCTTAATGTGCGTAGGACATACAGCAGATTTAGCAAGATTAGAAATTACAGAGGACTTACATCAAATCAGGTGGCAGAGCAGATTCTTCATTCAGCAGGTATTTACGATGTTCGTATTGAAAGAATCAGAGGAAATCTGACAGACCATTATTCACCAAATGAAAAGGTGCTTCGTCTTTCAGATGCAACTTATGGACAGACAAGCGTTGCTGCCATCGGCGTTGCAGCTCACGAGTGTGGACACGCCATTCAGCATCAGGAGAATTATGCACCACTTAAGCTTCGCGCTGCATCGGTGCCACTTGCAAATATTGGTTCTTGGGTTTCATGGCCGGTTATTTTGATTGGACTTTTAATCGGTTCGACACCGCTTGCTCAGCTTGGAATCATTCTTTTCACATTTGTAGTTGCATTCCAGCTTATTACTCTCCCAGTAGAGTTTGATGCAAGCTCAAGGGCTCTTCGAATCTTGGACCAGTCACACATCCTTGATGGAGATGAGCATGATGGAGCAGCAAAGGTATTAAAGGCAGCTGCCCTTACTTATGTTGCAGCATTGTTCACAACAATTCTTCAGCTTGCAAGACTTATCCTCATTGTAAACGGCAGAAGCAGAAGGGATTAA
- a CDS encoding DUF6273 domain-containing protein — MKKRFRVGRKIMVVVLAAVLCLPVILNPMEAEAAKKKGNSGAATYAVGDDVAFGFFDGTILSWTILTYDDTTKQALVVSRKPLNSRSVTAYRLAIDQMYRDKKTEAGYVRWSENYWRGWLNKTFYETCFNDAERAMILRTTLSETDAKNSIMNYYHDTSMDAYVVQGNKKNSLNMAIYNSQTTTKDYIFFLSSDEYTAHKDTMKNETKLIFPLRTNAYDDPTQGLFGNDTDKLIYRMYYYAGDSIRPAMNIQLGEPEATTDDSSSTTKSTTNSANSKISTSDTSKSTTNTASTSNTKATATATSATTSTATASTASNSKKYANNGTNTGDLTLPDDSEYTTSVGATAQVAIDLEYLNSTEKNYTITYKSSDASVFTVDSSGVITAVGKGSGTITARMKKSNGKTYTMSCRVDVN; from the coding sequence ATGAAAAAAAGATTTCGTGTTGGTAGAAAAATTATGGTAGTCGTTCTGGCAGCGGTATTGTGCCTGCCAGTGATTTTAAATCCAATGGAGGCAGAGGCTGCAAAGAAAAAAGGAAACTCTGGGGCCGCAACTTATGCAGTTGGTGATGATGTTGCCTTTGGTTTCTTCGATGGAACAATTCTCAGCTGGACAATTCTCACTTATGATGACACAACAAAGCAGGCTTTGGTGGTAAGTAGAAAGCCACTGAATTCCCGCTCGGTAACAGCATATCGTTTGGCCATCGACCAAATGTATCGCGATAAAAAGACAGAGGCGGGCTATGTACGCTGGTCTGAAAATTATTGGAGAGGATGGCTTAACAAGACCTTCTATGAGACCTGCTTCAATGATGCAGAGCGAGCTATGATTCTGCGTACCACTCTTTCAGAGACTGACGCTAAAAATAGTATCATGAATTATTATCATGACACATCCATGGATGCATACGTGGTTCAGGGAAACAAGAAGAACTCGTTGAACATGGCAATTTATAATTCTCAGACGACGACCAAGGATTATATTTTCTTCCTATCAAGTGATGAATATACAGCGCATAAGGATACTATGAAGAACGAGACAAAGCTTATATTCCCACTTAGAACAAATGCTTATGATGATCCGACACAGGGACTTTTTGGAAATGACACGGACAAGCTTATCTATAGAATGTATTACTACGCAGGCGATTCCATTCGCCCTGCAATGAATATTCAGCTTGGTGAGCCTGAAGCAACAACTGATGATAGCAGCTCCACAACCAAGAGCACAACGAATTCAGCTAACAGCAAAATATCAACTAGTGATACTTCAAAAAGCACCACTAATACAGCAAGTACATCAAACACAAAGGCTACTGCAACGGCCACAAGTGCTACTACAAGCACCGCCACCGCAAGCACAGCTTCAAACTCAAAGAAGTACGCTAATAATGGAACCAACACTGGTGATTTGACTCTTCCGGATGATTCCGAGTACACGACCTCAGTTGGTGCAACAGCCCAGGTGGCAATTGACTTGGAGTACTTAAACAGCACGGAAAAGAACTATACCATCACCTACAAATCATCTGATGCAAGCGTATTCACAGTGGATTCCAGCGGAGTTATTACAGCTGTAGGGAAGGGTAGTGGAACAATTACCGCAAGGATGAAAAAATCAAATGGCAAGACATATACAATGTCCTGTCGTGTGGATGTAAATTAA
- a CDS encoding AAA family ATPase — translation MSEKVRQLKDSIEQRIVGKGDLIDKVIAALLAEGHVLLEDVPGVGKTSLAKALADSMSLSFARVQCTPDTTPSDITGVSIYNSKEQIFQVVPGPVVSNIVLVDELNRTSPKTQSALLEVMEEQKVTIDGKEIPVPRPFMVIGTQNPTEMAGTYPLPEAQLDRFMMKLSVGYPDAKASEDMAKRFLSGSLHEKTAPVLASDDILSMRKEVNAVTIKENLQSYAVNIVEGTRSNSEISCGASPRALLSLLRCAQALAYMSGRSYCIPEDIAHASNLTLPHRLILTTEAKINGTTKDYLVRRILEQVQCNEAVSS, via the coding sequence ATGAGTGAGAAGGTTAGACAGTTAAAGGACAGTATTGAACAGCGTATTGTAGGCAAAGGGGATTTGATTGACAAAGTCATCGCTGCTCTTCTAGCGGAAGGACACGTACTTTTAGAGGACGTTCCAGGCGTTGGCAAAACCTCCCTTGCAAAGGCACTGGCAGATTCAATGTCCCTTTCATTTGCACGAGTTCAGTGTACACCGGACACTACTCCATCAGATATCACCGGTGTTTCTATCTACAATTCTAAAGAACAGATTTTTCAGGTCGTTCCCGGCCCGGTAGTCAGCAACATTGTCCTTGTGGACGAGCTAAACAGAACATCGCCAAAGACTCAGTCTGCCCTTTTGGAAGTCATGGAAGAGCAAAAGGTTACAATAGACGGAAAGGAAATTCCCGTTCCAAGACCATTCATGGTAATCGGTACCCAGAATCCAACCGAGATGGCCGGCACCTATCCTCTTCCAGAGGCACAGCTAGACAGATTTATGATGAAGCTAAGCGTGGGGTATCCTGATGCAAAAGCCTCTGAGGATATGGCAAAACGATTCCTCTCTGGAAGTCTCCACGAGAAAACAGCGCCTGTTTTGGCTAGTGATGATATTCTTTCTATGCGAAAGGAAGTCAACGCAGTCACAATAAAAGAAAACCTTCAGTCCTATGCTGTAAATATTGTAGAAGGCACACGTTCTAATTCTGAAATATCCTGCGGTGCTTCACCTCGAGCTCTGCTTTCACTTCTCAGATGTGCTCAGGCGTTAGCTTATATGAGTGGACGTAGCTACTGCATCCCAGAGGATATTGCACATGCTTCAAATCTCACCCTGCCTCACCGCCTGATTCTCACCACAGAGGCAAAAATCAACGGAACCACCAAGGATTATTTAGTCAGAAGGATACTTGAGCAGGTGCAATGCAATGAAGCTGTTTCTTCATAA
- a CDS encoding DUF58 domain-containing protein, whose translation MKLFLHKRWIIAYLFILVLCLIFASFYGGPVPFVVLYALLLILPLSILYTLLNYHFLRIYQEIEVHKLTRGEIHHYRVLLENSGFLPIYKMGIFLLNDRCTLYDISDGIEVSLTSFQKQELTSDITCKYAGAYNIGIEKISLSDPFGMYTVHLDIPYSFRAIVNPPITDAANSVLEIENLVNNSGLKSDHLLEDIPGSDVRPYQTGDSLHSINWKVSARLSELVVRLPERMEKRTVTILLQAAQNPDDKYDITFLKKRDFFLEFIISAAWHFGKQSVPVRLIYPSGQIKESIVNDYNSFMEFYSMIADGIFYSTDNIFDQLQKYATTRRDSVYENDTWIIIKEDPQPGEAFYYICD comes from the coding sequence ATGAAGCTGTTTCTTCATAAACGATGGATAATTGCATACCTTTTTATTCTGGTACTGTGCCTAATTTTCGCCAGTTTCTACGGCGGTCCGGTACCTTTTGTGGTTCTTTACGCCCTTTTGCTGATTCTTCCACTTTCTATTTTATACACTCTTTTAAACTATCATTTTCTTCGAATTTATCAGGAAATCGAGGTTCACAAGCTTACTCGAGGTGAAATTCATCATTACCGCGTTTTGCTTGAGAACTCCGGCTTTCTGCCAATCTATAAAATGGGAATCTTTCTCTTGAATGACAGATGTACACTTTATGATATTTCAGATGGTATCGAGGTTTCCCTGACCAGCTTTCAGAAGCAGGAGCTCACCTCCGACATCACCTGCAAATACGCCGGTGCTTACAACATCGGAATAGAAAAGATTTCCCTGTCAGATCCTTTCGGTATGTACACCGTGCATTTGGATATCCCTTACTCCTTCAGAGCTATTGTAAATCCTCCTATTACTGATGCGGCCAATTCAGTTTTGGAAATTGAAAATCTTGTAAATAACTCTGGTCTGAAAAGTGACCATCTATTAGAAGATATTCCTGGAAGTGACGTACGCCCTTATCAAACTGGCGACTCGCTCCATTCTATCAATTGGAAGGTTTCCGCCAGACTTTCAGAGCTTGTGGTTCGACTACCTGAACGCATGGAAAAACGCACAGTCACCATACTGCTTCAGGCTGCTCAGAATCCTGATGATAAATACGACATCACCTTCCTGAAAAAACGTGACTTTTTCCTTGAATTCATCATATCTGCCGCATGGCACTTTGGCAAACAGTCTGTTCCAGTGCGTCTTATTTATCCTTCAGGACAGATTAAGGAATCCATCGTCAATGATTACAACAGCTTCATGGAGTTTTACAGTATGATAGCTGACGGAATATTCTACAGTACCGATAACATTTTTGATCAGCTCCAGAAATACGCCACCACCCGGAGGGACAGTGTTTATGAAAACGACACCTGGATTATCATTAAAGAAGATCCTCAGCCAGGAGAAGCATTCTACTATATTTGTGACTGA
- a CDS encoding transglutaminase-like domain-containing protein, giving the protein MERIIRLFIDSRFAPLLSILPGLLIFFRLKDIEDWSILAWAALVALVIRLFFSFVPFKSKVLVFGCFPLDALTIFLWCAYDCFIGNYLSDKLLLIALIALTLAALQQLVYERGQSSFPFHFFMVLAIVIVFIPVRLTPINWAPVQDVFVKVADSSKSAYYFLENVFKSNTYSTGYGSFNVTGGKVERSDKPQLILTTSEKPYFVYTDEDSHSKRKIRRNIYLAGGKGVDGRQLVAFLQFLHSHYIDRNTASLFSQISKLNIEYVYLNTPDEIAPAGVITMSDGEQSFTEGVSDRAHKKGYKLETIYLDIDYGSQYLIDMICDDTSVNNQSPLSYKDAASYMFSLYSVDLREIISQEEYDEYAFAIWNNGDVNSYLDAGNASERMTKLANEITSAASTDFDKCKQIETYLRQYTYNTDATGGHDANSTIATPDGMADIADRFLFETNEGYCVHYTASMVMLLRLSGIPARASMGYRYAFPFDQQDSYLVTGACAHVWPEAYIKNIGWVPFEPTSAYSTAEAYTWHRTIEETAISSSKSSHQVSHYVPSIPEVSVSSVSDDTVVVSGLQLLKIFGLVLVSILILLGIIILGSISFRKLRYHFAPPEQKLKMDVDMIKGTLSKKFSEKIPDRGLLFDYLTIAPEELKPDLKKTFDMYYRMVYGTKTGGAISADDSAFTKDVRDRLKKCF; this is encoded by the coding sequence TTGGAAAGAATTATTCGTCTTTTTATTGATTCAAGATTTGCTCCACTACTTTCGATTCTACCAGGATTACTGATTTTCTTTAGACTTAAAGATATTGAGGATTGGAGTATTCTGGCATGGGCTGCGCTGGTAGCTTTGGTAATCAGATTATTCTTCTCCTTTGTTCCATTCAAGAGTAAGGTGCTTGTTTTCGGCTGCTTTCCACTTGATGCTTTGACTATTTTCCTGTGGTGTGCCTACGACTGCTTCATCGGAAACTATTTAAGTGACAAGCTACTGCTCATAGCACTTATCGCTTTAACTCTTGCTGCCCTTCAGCAGTTGGTTTACGAGCGGGGACAAAGTTCATTCCCTTTTCACTTTTTCATGGTTCTTGCTATCGTTATTGTATTCATACCCGTTCGATTAACACCTATCAACTGGGCTCCTGTGCAGGATGTTTTTGTAAAGGTTGCAGACTCATCAAAGAGCGCTTACTACTTCCTTGAAAATGTTTTCAAAAGCAACACCTACAGCACAGGCTATGGGTCCTTTAATGTCACCGGTGGAAAGGTTGAGCGTTCCGACAAGCCACAGCTAATACTCACCACTTCTGAAAAACCTTACTTCGTATATACGGATGAAGATTCTCACAGCAAGCGTAAAATTCGCAGAAATATATATCTGGCAGGTGGCAAGGGTGTTGATGGCAGACAACTGGTGGCCTTCCTTCAATTTCTCCATAGCCATTACATTGACAGAAACACTGCTTCACTGTTCTCACAAATTTCCAAGCTTAATATTGAATACGTATACTTAAACACACCTGATGAGATTGCTCCAGCAGGTGTTATCACCATGTCTGATGGAGAACAGTCCTTTACTGAAGGCGTAAGCGATAGAGCTCATAAGAAGGGCTACAAGCTTGAAACCATTTATCTTGATATTGATTATGGCAGTCAGTATTTGATTGATATGATTTGTGATGATACTAGCGTGAATAACCAAAGTCCACTGTCGTATAAAGACGCAGCTTCCTATATGTTTAGTCTTTATAGTGTGGATTTACGTGAGATTATTAGCCAGGAGGAATATGATGAATATGCTTTCGCTATTTGGAATAATGGCGACGTGAATTCATATCTTGATGCTGGTAACGCCAGTGAAAGAATGACTAAGCTGGCTAACGAAATCACTTCAGCTGCAAGCACAGACTTCGATAAATGCAAGCAGATAGAGACCTATTTGCGTCAGTACACCTATAATACTGATGCAACTGGCGGTCATGACGCCAACTCAACTATCGCCACTCCTGATGGAATGGCTGATATAGCAGACAGATTCCTCTTTGAGACAAACGAGGGATACTGCGTTCATTACACCGCTTCCATGGTGATGCTCCTTCGACTTTCAGGCATACCTGCCAGGGCTTCCATGGGCTACAGATATGCATTTCCTTTCGACCAACAGGACAGCTATTTGGTAACCGGTGCCTGTGCCCATGTTTGGCCAGAAGCCTACATAAAAAATATAGGTTGGGTACCATTTGAACCGACAAGCGCCTATTCAACGGCAGAAGCCTACACCTGGCACAGAACAATTGAAGAAACAGCTATCTCATCCTCAAAGAGCAGCCATCAGGTTTCTCATTATGTCCCTAGCATTCCAGAGGTGTCTGTATCCTCTGTTTCAGATGATACTGTTGTAGTCAGCGGCTTACAGCTCCTCAAGATTTTTGGGCTGGTACTTGTAAGCATACTGATTTTGCTTGGAATTATTATTCTAGGCTCAATAAGTTTCAGGAAATTGCGATATCATTTTGCACCGCCTGAGCAGAAACTGAAAATGGATGTAGATATGATAAAAGGAACCCTTTCGAAGAAGTTCTCCGAAAAGATTCCCGATAGAGGTCTTTTATTTGATTATCTTACCATTGCTCCCGAGGAGCTTAAGCCTGACTTAAAGAAGACCTTTGATATGTATTATAGAATGGTTTATGGCACTAAAACTGGCGGTGCCATTTCTGCCGATGACAGTGCCTTTACAAAAGATGTCAGAGACAGATTAAAAAAGTGCTTCTAA
- a CDS encoding shikimate kinase — MNNIVLIGMPGVGKSTLGVVLAKELGYEFVDADLLIQKREKRLLKEIIAQEGVDGFLKIENDVNASISTTKTVIATGGSVIYGEEAMAHLKEIGTVVYLKLDYDTLDSRLGSLKGRGVVLKDGQNLKSLYEERIPLYEKYADVIVDEKGLDLEATLAKVLEALF; from the coding sequence ATGAATAACATCGTTTTAATCGGTATGCCAGGAGTAGGAAAGAGCACTCTTGGTGTTGTGCTTGCGAAGGAATTGGGCTATGAGTTTGTTGATGCCGATTTGCTCATTCAGAAGCGTGAGAAAAGGCTCTTAAAGGAAATAATTGCGCAGGAGGGAGTAGATGGCTTCCTCAAAATCGAAAACGATGTTAATGCTAGTATTTCAACCACAAAAACAGTTATCGCCACAGGAGGCAGTGTTATCTATGGTGAAGAGGCAATGGCTCATCTGAAAGAAATCGGCACCGTTGTATATCTCAAGCTTGATTACGATACCTTGGATAGCAGATTGGGCAGCCTTAAGGGACGTGGCGTTGTTTTGAAGGATGGTCAGAATCTGAAATCCCTCTACGAGGAGCGCATACCTCTTTATGAAAAATACGCAGATGTAATCGTGGATGAAAAGGGACTTGATTTGGAAGCTACCTTAGCTAAAGTATTAGAAGCACTTTTTTAA
- a CDS encoding metal ABC transporter permease — MFSEMFSYAFMVRATIAILLISPLFGMVGTMIVQKRMAYFSDALGHSALTGIAAGVIMGIANTTISMIIFGICFALLLNYISRKGLSSSDTLISVFASCATALGLAILSRGGSFSNYSAILVGDILSITVAEIVQLIALFAVILVFWCISINRLTAISIHATLAKSRSISVRVMEDAFAVLIALLVMLSIKWVGILLINALLILPAASSRNISENFREYTYFSIVFSVFSGVCGLFVSYFTDMATGPMIVIIASVIYFATYIYGKK, encoded by the coding sequence ATGTTTAGTGAAATGTTTAGCTACGCCTTCATGGTACGTGCCACAATTGCAATTCTTCTTATATCACCACTCTTTGGAATGGTTGGCACAATGATAGTTCAGAAGAGAATGGCTTATTTCAGTGATGCTCTTGGACACTCAGCTCTTACTGGTATTGCAGCGGGCGTTATAATGGGAATTGCTAACACTACTATTTCCATGATTATATTTGGAATTTGCTTTGCACTTCTTTTGAATTATATCAGTAGAAAAGGGCTTAGCTCTTCTGATACACTGATATCAGTTTTTGCAAGCTGTGCCACAGCCTTAGGTCTTGCAATATTGTCCAGAGGAGGAAGCTTTAGCAACTATTCGGCGATTTTGGTAGGAGACATTCTTTCTATTACAGTTGCTGAAATAGTCCAGCTTATAGCACTCTTTGCGGTTATCCTTGTATTTTGGTGCATCAGCATCAACAGGCTTACTGCAATAAGCATCCATGCCACTCTGGCCAAGAGCCGAAGCATCTCTGTTCGTGTGATGGAGGATGCATTCGCTGTGCTTATAGCACTGCTTGTAATGCTTTCGATTAAGTGGGTAGGTATCCTGCTAATCAATGCGCTTTTGATTTTACCAGCAGCCAGCAGCCGCAATATCTCTGAGAACTTTAGAGAGTACACATATTTCTCTATCGTATTCAGTGTGTTCTCTGGTGTTTGTGGACTGTTTGTATCTTATTTCACCGACATGGCCACTGGACCTATGATTGTTATCATAGCATCGGTAATCTATTTTGCGACTTATATTTACGGGAAGAAATAA
- a CDS encoding metal ABC transporter ATP-binding protein, with product MKKIIPCGFHCIKFVNLGVSFGDQKVLENINMHIHCGQMTAVVGRNGAGKSTLVRAILGEVPYTGEIQFKNKMNNNMPSLKIGYVPQTVNIDRTTPLSVYDLFQSFTGKLPILFNSKKEHAHVREALAEFDVAELIDQPVGTLSGGQLQRVLLAMAVHDTPNLLLLDEPVSGIDKNGMDAFYEKMRYLKETHDLAIILVSHDLDYVYKYADNVILIDKTVTAAGRPRLVYETDAFKSVFGKGADGNLNSEVEVKANV from the coding sequence ATGAAGAAAATTATTCCATGTGGCTTCCACTGTATTAAGTTTGTAAATTTAGGTGTTTCCTTTGGAGACCAAAAGGTCTTAGAAAACATCAACATGCATATCCACTGTGGCCAGATGACAGCTGTGGTGGGGCGCAACGGCGCAGGTAAATCAACCTTGGTCCGTGCAATTCTCGGTGAAGTCCCATACACAGGAGAAATCCAGTTCAAAAATAAAATGAATAACAACATGCCTAGCCTTAAAATAGGCTATGTGCCACAGACTGTAAACATAGACCGCACAACGCCATTGTCAGTTTATGATTTGTTTCAGTCATTTACTGGTAAGCTTCCAATTTTGTTTAACAGCAAAAAGGAGCATGCTCACGTTCGTGAAGCACTTGCAGAGTTTGATGTGGCAGAGCTTATTGATCAGCCTGTAGGTACACTTTCTGGAGGACAGCTTCAACGTGTTCTCCTTGCCATGGCAGTTCACGATACGCCAAATCTCCTTTTACTAGATGAGCCGGTCTCTGGCATCGATAAAAATGGTATGGATGCCTTTTATGAGAAAATGCGTTATCTGAAGGAGACACATGACCTTGCAATTATACTTGTGAGTCATGATTTGGACTATGTATACAAATACGCTGATAATGTTATACTTATCGATAAGACTGTTACAGCGGCAGGCCGTCCAAGGCTAGTGTATGAGACAGATGCGTTCAAGTCTGTATTTGGCAAGGGTGCAGATGGGAATCTCAACTCAGAAGTGGAGGTGAAAGCGAATGTTTAG
- a CDS encoding metal ABC transporter substrate-binding protein, whose amino-acid sequence MKKNKLIFVLLLLCSITVVSSVGTFFYVKLNNNHTAAEDDILVMTSCNPVYIATLNVLDGVDGYRVENLSQPTTGCLHDYTLTTEDMKKLSKADMLIVNGGGMEGYLEDVMEAYPNLQIVDTYEDIEHSNGFIGMDTYLIKEEEKEHDHEEEKESLPLEGKVAAELTDEVSNEVSDEHEHHHDHGANSHIWMDDRLFKCQVTSIANALMEPNRNREETPISKNFLEYSNKLENEIDKQGLDKTLAGSNVAILHEAFAYTAQSLGANVVATMDLDEERQVSAGEVSEFLDAIRDNNVAIVFAEYDYGKSMGDLIEEQTDAKVVYLETLVHGSYDASSYITVQNSNFSKIRDIL is encoded by the coding sequence ATGAAAAAAAATAAACTTATATTTGTGCTGCTACTGCTTTGCTCCATTACGGTGGTGAGCAGTGTCGGCACTTTTTTTTATGTAAAACTGAATAATAACCATACAGCTGCGGAAGATGATATCCTTGTTATGACCAGCTGTAATCCAGTATACATTGCTACTTTAAATGTACTTGATGGTGTAGATGGGTACAGGGTTGAGAACCTTTCACAGCCAACTACAGGCTGTCTTCATGACTATACTCTCACAACAGAAGACATGAAGAAGCTTTCAAAAGCAGACATGCTTATTGTAAATGGCGGTGGAATGGAAGGCTATTTGGAGGATGTTATGGAGGCTTATCCAAATCTTCAGATTGTAGATACCTATGAAGATATAGAGCATTCCAATGGGTTCATAGGCATGGACACTTACCTCATTAAAGAAGAGGAAAAGGAACATGACCATGAAGAAGAGAAAGAAAGCCTTCCCCTTGAGGGGAAGGTGGCAGCGGAGCTGACGGATGAGGTGTCAAATGAGGTGTCAGATGAGCATGAGCATCACCATGACCATGGAGCAAACAGCCACATCTGGATGGATGATCGCCTCTTCAAGTGCCAGGTAACTTCTATAGCAAATGCACTGATGGAGCCAAATCGAAATCGTGAGGAGACTCCTATATCTAAGAACTTTTTAGAGTATAGTAACAAGCTTGAAAATGAAATAGATAAGCAAGGTTTGGATAAAACCTTAGCTGGCTCAAATGTAGCTATTCTCCATGAGGCTTTCGCCTACACAGCCCAGTCCCTTGGAGCAAATGTGGTAGCAACTATGGATTTGGATGAAGAGCGACAGGTCAGCGCCGGCGAGGTCAGCGAATTTCTCGATGCAATCCGCGACAACAACGTCGCTATCGTCTTCGCAGAATATGACTACGGTAAATCAATGGGTGACCTCATAGAAGAGCAGACCGACGCAAAAGTCGTCTATCTCGAGACATTGGTTCACGGTTCGTACGACGCCTCTTCGTATATTACAGTGCAGAACAGTAATTTTTCGAAGATAAGAGATATTTTATAA
- the yihA gene encoding ribosome biogenesis GTP-binding protein YihA/YsxC: MVIRSCNLETVCGPTSKLPKNDLPEVAFAGKSNVGKSSLINAVMNRKSLARVSAQPGKTQTINFYNINDEIYVVDLPGYGFAKASEKERDAWGKMIETYLNTSDMIRAVFLLVDIRHTPSANDKQMFEWMDYVGYDPIVIATKADKIKRSQLDKQIKILREGLGAGKDTIIVPFSSQTKQGLDTIQDFLDQVIENEASLSDVDDLD, from the coding sequence ATGGTTATCCGTTCATGTAATCTTGAAACAGTGTGCGGGCCTACATCCAAGCTTCCAAAGAACGACCTCCCTGAGGTTGCATTTGCTGGTAAGTCAAATGTAGGCAAGTCATCACTCATAAATGCGGTTATGAACCGAAAATCTCTAGCAAGAGTATCAGCGCAGCCGGGCAAGACTCAGACTATAAATTTCTACAATATCAATGACGAAATTTATGTCGTGGACCTGCCGGGCTACGGCTTTGCTAAGGCATCTGAAAAGGAGCGCGACGCATGGGGCAAGATGATAGAGACCTATCTTAACACCTCAGACATGATTCGAGCAGTGTTCCTTTTGGTAGATATCAGGCATACGCCATCTGCCAACGACAAGCAGATGTTTGAATGGATGGATTATGTTGGTTACGACCCAATTGTCATCGCTACCAAGGCAGACAAGATTAAGCGTAGCCAGCTTGATAAGCAGATTAAAATCCTTCGCGAGGGACTTGGTGCTGGAAAGGATACCATCATTGTTCCTTTCTCATCACAGACCAAGCAGGGCCTTGACACCATCCAGGATTTCTTAGATCAGGTAATAGAGAACGAAGCATCTTTATCGGATGTAGATGATCTAGATTAG